Proteins from one Nitrospinaceae bacterium genomic window:
- a CDS encoding glycine zipper 2TM domain-containing protein, with protein MSRWITSGLILILTVSMAGCTGSGRSGGINKETGGTVLGGVLGGVLGSRVGKGRGKTVATIAGAILGGVLGGAVGKQLDERDKLLMARTTQSTLETSPSGKTTKWRNPDSGHSGTVTPERSYKTSSGSTCRPFTQTIVVDGKNETAKGSACRNPDGTWRITR; from the coding sequence ATGTCTCGTTGGATTACATCCGGATTAATCTTGATCTTAACTGTCTCGATGGCTGGATGCACTGGCTCCGGGCGCTCAGGCGGCATCAACAAAGAGACCGGAGGCACAGTTCTCGGCGGCGTCCTCGGCGGGGTTCTTGGTTCCCGAGTTGGCAAGGGGCGCGGCAAAACCGTGGCCACTATCGCAGGCGCCATTCTGGGCGGAGTGCTTGGCGGGGCTGTCGGCAAGCAGCTCGACGAGCGAGACAAACTCCTCATGGCCAGAACAACCCAATCGACATTGGAAACATCGCCATCCGGGAAAACCACAAAATGGCGTAATCCCGACAGCGGTCATAGCGGGACAGTAACACCTGAGCGCTCCTACAAAACATCTAGCGGCTCAACTTGTCGCCCCTTTACCCAAACTATTGTCGTGGACGGAAAAAATGAAACCGCCAAAGGGAGTGCATGCCGGAACCCCGATGGCACTTGGCGTATCACCCGCTAA